The proteins below come from a single Drosophila teissieri strain GT53w chromosome 3L, Prin_Dtei_1.1, whole genome shotgun sequence genomic window:
- the LOC122615868 gene encoding zinc finger matrin-type protein 2, which translates to MTMRPDDHRRKWDKNEYEKLAAERLLNQVAPKEEEPVQRENLKRRDYKVDLDSKLGKSVVINKNTPTSQSGGYYCNVCDCVVKDSINFLDHINGKKHQRNLGMSMKVERSTVDQVKERFQQNKKKMEEKQKDYELERRLREAKEEEDRYKEHRKEKRKERKRKADDTDFESGGMPDDMAAIMGFSGFGGSKKNS; encoded by the exons ATGACGATGCGACCTGATGACCACCGAAGGAAATGGGACAAGAACGAGTACGAGAAGCTGGCGGCGGAGCGGCTGCTCAACCAGGTGGCACCAAAGGAAGAAG AACCAGTGCAGCGGGAGAACCTCAAGCGACGCGACTACAAGGTGGACCTGGACAGCAAGCTGGGCAAGAGCGTTGTCATCAACAAGAACACACCTACCTCGCAATCCGGTGGCTATTACTGCAACGTTTGTGACTGCGTGGTTAAGGACTCCATCAACTTCCTGGACCACATCAATGGCAAGAAGCACCAGCGCAATCTGGGCATGTCCATGAAGGTGGAGCGTAGCACCGTCGACCAGGTGAAGGAGCGATTCCAGCAGAACAagaagaagatggaggagaaGCAGAAGGACTACGAACTCGAGCGTCGCCTGCGGGaggccaaggaggaggaggatcgTTACAAGGAACACCGCAAGGAGAAGCGAAAAGAGAGGAAGCGCAAGGCTGACGACACGGACTTCGAGTCTGGCGGCATGCCCGACGACATGGCCGCTATCATGGGCTTCTCCGGATTTGGTGGATCAAAGAAGAACTCGTAG
- the LOC122617614 gene encoding uncharacterized protein LOC122617614: MAIKPSLFFVFLIYFTYYFTEVYSLVEFTNVQCESLDKDFALFEYCFLKSVNRSYKYVSLKVKLLKLPVTKVKVNFAVYKRVNGYLPFLYNITLDACRFLKSPNPNPIVLFFYNIFKDYSNINHTCPYNHDIVLDKMPYHNVNNLLTKILPFPEGNYMLEGHWIAYDIDRAITKFYWSLT; the protein is encoded by the exons ATGGCAATCAAGCCGAGTTTGTTCTTCGTCTTTCTGATCtattttacatattatttCACAGAG GTTTATTCCCTCGTGGAATTTACAAATGTACAGTGCGAGTCTCTGGATAAAGATTTTGCGTTATTCGAATATTGTTTTCTGAAATCAGTAAACCGATCTTACAAATATGTTTCCCTTAAAGTTAAGCTCCTAAAGCTTCCCGTAACTAAAGTCAAG GTGAATTTTGCTGTATATAAACGGGTGAATGGCTATTTGCCTTTTCTCTACAATATTACTTTAGATGCGTGCAGATTCCTAAAATCGCCGAATCCAAATCCCattgtcctttttttttacaatattttcaaagatTATTCCAACATAAACCACACTTGTCCCTATAAC CATGATATTGTGCTGGATAAGATGCCATATCATAATGTAAATAATCTGCTAACCAAGATACTGCCCTTTCCAGAGGGAAATTATATGCTTGAAGGGCATTGGATAGCCTACGACATTGATCGAGCTATAACTAAATTCTATTGGTCACTAACTTGA
- the LOC122615867 gene encoding phosphatidylserine lipase ABHD16A — translation MSFLNYVFGPNLYMEYRGVPEPQRKMYEAGAVEKFGEQILSTLSVMWSVGYYTSPLLVTFLYRRGYLVTDSMPTLAKITTSVGLIVIISLVMRGLGRKQSRSYSNMIKALVRAKATKAPGDANSELRRFDIEFDAWPVDFDVKALTGDTKKPVVTARRREPIQLATLPCEAIAYLAIKTFGLSMIYPGSVKLVQKFMRPMLISGRAKLIEDDNGIRYKVKTIDSNEIDTLFIDNRNDNVGNGKTLVICSEGNAGFYEVGIMGTPVALKYSVLGWNHPGFAGSTGTPYPHQDKNAIDAVVQFAINNLGFAVEDIILYGWSIGGFSTLYAASVYPEVKGVVLDATFDDVLYLAVPRMPAALAGIVKVAIRNYCNLNNAELANEFNGPISFIRRTEDEIIAEDNHIDTNRGNFLVLSVLKHRYPNIFGASQLNKAKGLLSKPLEPYSIPAADEKLCMSRLITYASDEGKSFPMNIGADYSEEVRNLMAVFLLRKHLRDYNSTHCTQLPGEFFTMPWDIPTEQGFVFT, via the exons ATGAGTTTCCTCAACTACGTGTTTGGCCCCAATCTCTACATGGAGTACCGCGGTGTGCCGGAGCCTCAGCGCAAAATGTACGAGGCAGGTGCCGTGGAAAAGTTCGGGGAGCAGATTCTATCGACG CTATCGGTTATGTGGTCCGTGGGCTACTACACTTCCCCGCTGCTCGTCACATTCCTCTACCGACGCGGTTACCTGGTGACCGACTCTATGCCGACGCTGGCCAAGATCACCACCAGCGTGGGCCTCATCGTCATCATATCGCTGGTGATGCGCGGCCTGGGGCGCAAGCAATCGCGCTCCTACTCCAACATGATCAAGGCCCTCGTCCGGGCAAAGGCCACCAAGGCACCGGGAGATGCCAACAGCGAGCTGCGACGCTTCGACATCGAGTTCGACGCATGGCCGGTGGACTTTGATGTGAAGGCTCTAACCGG GGACACAAAAAAGCCGGTGGTCACGGCCAGGAGGCGGGAGCCCATCCAGCTGGCGACACTGCCCTGCGAGGCCATAGCCTACCTGGCCATCAAAACTTTTGGGCTATCCATGATCTATCCGGGTTCGGTCAAACTGGTCCAGAAATTCATGA GACCCATGCTGATCTCCGGACGCGCCAAGCTTATCGAGGACGACAACGGCATCCGCTACAAGGTTAAGACTATTGACTCAAACGAAATCGATACGTTGTTTATTGACAACCGCAACGACAACGTGGGAAATGGCAAGACTCTGGTCATTTGCTCCGAGGGCAACGCCGGCTTCTATGAAGTAGGCATCATGGGCACCCCAGTGGCCTTAAAGTATTCCGTTCTGGGCTGGAATCATCCCGGATTCGCCGGCAGTACAGGCACTCCTTATCCGCACCAGGACAAGAACGCCATCGATGCCGTGGTGCAGTTTGCCATCAATAATCTCGGGTTCGCTGTTGAGGATATCATTTTGTATGGCTGGAGCATTGGTGGCTTCAGTACACTGTACGCTGCCTCTGTGTATCCGGAAGTCAAGGGAGTGGTGCTGGACGCCACCTTCGACGATGTGCTCTACTTGGCCGTTCCTCGCATGCCAGCTGCACTAGCGGGCATTGTGAAGGTAGCGATTCGTAACTATTGTAATTTAAACAATGCCGAACTGGCCAACGAGTTCAATGGACCCATATCCTTTATTCGCCGCACTGAGGATGAGATTATTGCAGA GGACAACCACATTGACACCAACCGCGGCAATTTCTTGGTCTTGTCAGTGCTCAAGCACCGgtatccaaacatttttggggCTTCCCAGTTGAATAAGGCCAAGGGGCTGCTGTCCAAGCCTCTGGAACCATACAGTATCCCCGCCGCCGACGAGAAGCTGTGCATGTCGCGCCTGATCACCTACGCCTCCGACGAGGGCAAATCCTTCCCCATGAACATTGGAGCAGATTACTCGGAGGAGGTGCGCAACCTTATGGCTGTGTTCTTG CTGCGCAAGCATTTACGTGACTACAACTCGACGCACTGCACCCAACTGCCCGGGGAATTCTTTACCATGCCGTGGGACATACCCACTGAGCAGGGATTTGTGTTCACCTAA
- the LOC122615869 gene encoding V-type proton ATPase subunit e 2, with protein sequence MGAAFFPVLFFTALWGGVGIAMPIMTPKGPHQNLIRCILMLTAACCWLFWLCCYMAQMNPLIGPKLKRDVVAMIGRSWNNPIVAG encoded by the coding sequence ATGGGTGCCGCTTTCTTTCCCGTGCTGTTCTTCACCGCCTTGTGGGGCGGAGTGGGCATCGCCATGCCCATAATGACCCCAAAGGGACCTCATCAGAACCTGATCCGCTGCATCCTGATGCTGaccgccgcctgctgctggctCTTCTGGCTATGCTGCTACATGGCCCAAATGAATCCCTTGATTGGGCCCAAGCTGAAGCGCGATGTGGTGGCCATGATCGGGAGGTCCTGGAACAACCCAATTGTGGCTGGTTAG